Proteins encoded together in one Micromonospora auratinigra window:
- a CDS encoding acyl-CoA dehydrogenase: MTHYKSNLRDLEFNLFEVFGADRTFGQEPYTDLDVDTARSFLSEVDRLAREDLAASYSDSDRNPPVFDPATHTAPLPASFKKSYQAFMDSEFWRLDLPEALGGTNAPRALWWSLAEMVLGANAPVWMYASGPSFAHVLHVEGTEEQKKWAKLFIDKQWGSTMVLTEPDAGSDVGAGRTRAIQQPDGSWHIEGVKRFITSGEHDLSDNIVHYVLARPVGVEGVGGPGTKGLSLFVVPKFHFDAETGELGERNGVYATNVEHKMGLKVSNTCEVTFGEHGVPAKGWLLGEKHDGIRQMFMIIEYARMMVGTKAIATLSTGYLNALEYAKNRVQGADLVQQADKTAPRVTITHHPDVRRSLLMQKSYAEGLRALVCYTASWQDKIAIAEAAGDEKATKLAKRVNDLLLPLVKGVGSERAYELLGHEALQTFGGSGFLQDYPLEQYVRDAKIDTLYEGTTAIQSLDLIFRKIVRDNGKALMAVAGEIQEHITSEAGNGQLKEERQALGKALAEIQNILGTMTGWLGEAQAGDARALYKVGLSSRRFLLAIGDLVVGWLLQKQADVALKALAGEVSTADKAFYTGKVAAARFFAREVLPRIGADRRIIEGADLEIMDLPEEAF; encoded by the coding sequence ATGACCCACTACAAGAGCAACCTTCGGGACCTCGAGTTCAACCTGTTCGAGGTCTTCGGGGCGGACCGGACGTTCGGCCAGGAGCCGTACACGGACCTGGACGTCGACACCGCCCGTAGCTTCCTCTCCGAGGTCGACCGCCTGGCCCGCGAGGACCTGGCCGCCAGCTACTCGGACAGCGACCGCAACCCGCCGGTCTTCGACCCGGCCACGCACACCGCGCCGCTGCCGGCGTCGTTCAAGAAGTCGTACCAGGCGTTCATGGACTCCGAGTTCTGGCGGCTGGACCTCCCCGAGGCGCTGGGCGGCACCAACGCCCCGCGCGCCCTGTGGTGGTCGCTGGCCGAGATGGTGCTCGGCGCGAACGCCCCGGTCTGGATGTACGCCTCCGGCCCCTCCTTCGCCCACGTGCTGCACGTCGAGGGCACCGAGGAGCAGAAGAAGTGGGCCAAGCTCTTCATCGACAAGCAGTGGGGCTCGACCATGGTGCTCACCGAGCCGGACGCCGGCTCGGACGTCGGCGCCGGTCGCACCCGGGCGATCCAGCAGCCCGACGGCTCCTGGCACATCGAGGGCGTCAAGCGCTTCATCACCTCGGGTGAGCACGACCTGAGCGACAACATCGTCCACTACGTGCTGGCCCGCCCGGTCGGCGTCGAGGGCGTCGGCGGCCCCGGCACCAAGGGGCTGTCCCTCTTCGTGGTGCCGAAGTTCCACTTCGACGCCGAGACCGGCGAGCTGGGCGAGCGCAACGGCGTCTACGCCACCAACGTCGAGCACAAGATGGGCCTGAAGGTCTCCAACACCTGCGAGGTGACCTTCGGCGAGCACGGCGTACCGGCCAAGGGCTGGCTGTTGGGCGAGAAGCACGACGGCATCCGGCAGATGTTCATGATCATCGAGTACGCCCGGATGATGGTGGGCACCAAGGCCATCGCCACCCTCTCCACCGGCTACCTGAACGCCCTGGAGTACGCCAAGAACCGGGTGCAGGGCGCCGACCTGGTCCAGCAGGCCGACAAGACCGCCCCGCGGGTGACCATCACCCACCACCCGGACGTGCGCCGCTCGCTGCTGATGCAGAAGTCGTACGCCGAGGGTCTGCGCGCGCTGGTCTGCTACACCGCCTCCTGGCAGGACAAGATCGCCATCGCCGAGGCGGCCGGTGACGAGAAGGCCACCAAGCTGGCCAAGCGGGTCAACGACCTGCTCCTGCCGCTGGTCAAGGGCGTCGGCTCGGAGCGGGCGTACGAGCTGCTCGGCCACGAGGCGCTGCAGACCTTCGGCGGCTCCGGCTTCCTCCAGGACTACCCGCTGGAGCAGTACGTCCGGGACGCCAAGATCGACACTCTGTACGAGGGCACCACCGCGATCCAGAGCCTGGACCTGATCTTCCGGAAGATCGTCCGGGACAACGGCAAGGCCCTGATGGCGGTCGCCGGTGAGATCCAGGAGCACATCACCTCCGAGGCGGGCAACGGCCAGCTCAAGGAGGAGCGGCAGGCGCTCGGCAAGGCGCTCGCCGAGATCCAGAACATCCTCGGCACGATGACCGGCTGGCTGGGCGAGGCCCAGGCCGGTGACGCCCGGGCGCTCTACAAGGTCGGCCTGAGCAGCCGTCGGTTCCTGCTCGCGATCGGTGACCTGGTGGTCGGCTGGCTGCTGCAGAAGCAGGCGGACGTGGCGCTGAAGGCGCTGGCCGGCGAGGTGTCGACGGCCGACAAGGCGTTCTACACCGGCAAGGTGGCCGCCGCCCGGTTCTTCGCCCGCGAGGTGCTGCCCCGCATCGGCGCCGACCGGCGGATCATCGAGGGCGCCGACCTGGAGATCATGGACCTCCCGGAAGAGGCCTTCTGA
- a CDS encoding DUF6458 family protein — protein MGIGSAIFLIALGAIMTFAIRANVWWIDLRAVGWVFILAGLGVLLTTLWFWQDRRKRARTLIVEENRLSHPTAMMPPPPDPPPPTAPPS, from the coding sequence ATGGGCATTGGCAGCGCCATCTTTCTCATCGCGCTCGGCGCGATCATGACCTTCGCCATCCGGGCCAACGTCTGGTGGATCGACCTGCGCGCGGTCGGCTGGGTGTTCATCCTGGCCGGGCTGGGCGTACTGCTCACCACGCTCTGGTTCTGGCAGGACCGGCGCAAGCGGGCACGAACGCTGATCGTGGAGGAGAACCGGCTCTCCCACCCGACCGCGATGATGCCGCCGCCGCCCGACCCGCCGCCGCCCACCGCCCCGCCGTCCTGA
- a CDS encoding SixA phosphatase family protein, whose amino-acid sequence MTDGRNRERTLVLLRHAKAEQSRDVTDAERPLTARGHADAAAAGAWLARHTMLPDVVLCSAARRTRQTWHGVALGMTGSPPEGGPTGSSPVVRYEPAAYEARPEELLALLRAVPADAGTVLLVAHNPGISLLSGLLDPERADPEGLRTTDLAVHRPTTDWATLAPGTAPLTDRHTARG is encoded by the coding sequence ATGACGGACGGCAGGAACCGGGAGCGGACACTGGTGCTGCTGCGGCACGCCAAGGCCGAACAGTCCCGCGACGTCACGGACGCCGAGCGCCCGCTGACCGCGCGCGGGCACGCCGACGCGGCGGCCGCCGGCGCCTGGCTGGCCCGGCACACCATGCTGCCGGACGTGGTGCTCTGCTCGGCCGCCCGGCGCACCCGGCAGACCTGGCACGGGGTGGCGCTGGGCATGACGGGATCCCCGCCGGAAGGGGGTCCGACGGGGTCGTCACCGGTGGTGCGTTACGAGCCGGCCGCGTACGAGGCCCGGCCGGAGGAGTTGCTGGCGCTGCTCCGGGCGGTCCCGGCGGACGCCGGCACGGTGCTGCTGGTGGCGCACAACCCGGGCATCTCGCTGCTGTCGGGGCTGCTCGACCCGGAACGGGCCGATCCGGAGGGACTGCGCACCACCGACCTGGCGGTGCACCGTCCGACCACCGACTGGGCCACCCTCGCGCCCGGCACCGCCCCGCTCACCGACCGCCACACCGCGCGCGGCTGA
- a CDS encoding DUF6458 family protein has protein sequence MGIGASIFLIALGAIFAFAIDANLGWLNLNVVGWVLMLAGLVGLLTTLYFWNNRRRTVVAAPVRERVVAQPVVPVQDDRIVREEVREVRRPGYPA, from the coding sequence ATGGGCATCGGTGCCAGCATCTTCCTCATCGCGCTCGGCGCGATCTTCGCGTTCGCCATCGACGCCAACCTGGGATGGCTGAACCTCAACGTCGTGGGCTGGGTGCTCATGCTCGCCGGCCTGGTGGGCCTGCTCACCACGCTCTACTTCTGGAACAACCGTCGCCGTACGGTGGTCGCCGCCCCGGTCCGGGAGCGCGTCGTCGCCCAGCCGGTCGTGCCGGTGCAGGACGACCGGATCGTGCGCGAGGAGGTCCGCGAGGTGCGCCGCCCCGGCTACCCCGCCTGA
- the trhA gene encoding PAQR family membrane homeostasis protein TrhA: MTTSAPLRLKPVDIGKPRMRGWLHTYAFFVALVCGIVLCSIAATRPGWAPLVSCLIYSLTVCGLFGTSALYHRRVWSERGYQIMRRMDHSMIFVFIAGTYTPFCALLLSTRQAELMLGLVWGGALAGVAVKLIWPHAPRWVSAPLYLALGWVSVAMLPQILHQGGVTALVLLAVGGAIYSVGAVFYALRRPNPWPTVFGHHEFFHACTLIAAICHHIAIYFALFS, from the coding sequence GTGACCACCTCCGCACCGCTTCGGCTCAAGCCGGTCGACATCGGTAAACCCCGGATGCGCGGCTGGCTGCACACCTACGCGTTCTTCGTCGCGCTCGTCTGCGGCATCGTCCTGTGCTCGATCGCGGCCACCCGTCCGGGCTGGGCACCCCTGGTCAGCTGCCTGATCTACAGCCTGACGGTCTGCGGCCTCTTCGGCACCAGCGCGCTCTACCACCGTCGGGTCTGGTCGGAGCGGGGCTACCAGATCATGCGCCGGATGGACCATTCGATGATCTTCGTGTTCATCGCCGGCACGTACACCCCGTTCTGCGCCCTGCTGCTCAGCACCCGGCAGGCCGAGCTGATGCTGGGCCTGGTCTGGGGCGGCGCGCTGGCCGGGGTGGCGGTCAAGCTGATCTGGCCGCACGCGCCGCGCTGGGTCTCCGCGCCGCTCTACCTGGCGCTCGGCTGGGTCTCGGTGGCGATGCTGCCGCAGATCCTCCACCAGGGCGGGGTCACCGCGCTGGTGCTGCTGGCCGTCGGCGGCGCGATCTACAGCGTCGGCGCGGTCTTCTACGCGTTGCGCCGGCCCAACCCGTGGCCGACGGTCTTCGGCCACCACGAGTTCTTCCACGCCTGCACCCTGATCGCGGCGATCTGCCACCACATCGCGATCTACTTCGCGCTCTTCTCCTGA
- a CDS encoding 5-oxoprolinase subunit B family protein, which translates to MRIRPVGAHALLLDCDDPGQVQAWRAELWRRRDAGDLTATEIVPAAATVLVDGIPDPAATAARIAGWTPRDTGTGPGAAAEARVPTVYDGDDLPAVAGHWGMTVPAVVDLLTGTEFRVAFCGFAPGFGYLTGLPAALAVPRLATPRTRVPAGSVALAGPYAGIYPTASPGGWLLVGRTDLVLFDPYADPPARLTPGTRVRLVAR; encoded by the coding sequence ATGCGGATCCGGCCCGTCGGCGCGCACGCCCTGCTGCTCGACTGCGACGACCCCGGCCAGGTACAGGCGTGGCGCGCCGAGCTGTGGCGACGCCGGGACGCCGGGGACCTGACCGCCACCGAGATCGTCCCCGCCGCGGCCACCGTCCTGGTGGACGGCATACCCGACCCGGCGGCGACCGCCGCCCGGATCGCCGGCTGGACTCCCCGGGACACCGGCACCGGCCCGGGCGCCGCCGCCGAGGCCCGGGTGCCCACGGTGTACGACGGGGACGACCTGCCCGCCGTCGCCGGCCACTGGGGCATGACCGTGCCCGCCGTGGTCGACCTGCTGACGGGCACCGAGTTCCGAGTGGCGTTCTGCGGCTTCGCGCCCGGCTTCGGGTACCTCACCGGGCTGCCCGCCGCGCTGGCCGTGCCCCGGCTCGCCACCCCGCGTACCCGGGTGCCGGCCGGATCCGTCGCCCTCGCCGGCCCGTACGCGGGGATCTACCCGACCGCCTCACCCGGCGGATGGCTGCTGGTCGGGCGGACCGACCTGGTCCTCTTCGACCCGTACGCCGACCCGCCCGCCCGGCTCACCCCCGGCACCCGGGTCCGGTTGGTCGCCCGGTGA
- a CDS encoding 5-oxoprolinase subunit C family protein, giving the protein MAAGRADRPGPLRPVRRPARPAHPRHPGPVGRPVTAGVIEVLRAGALTTVQDQGRPGHAHLGVPRSGALDPAALRLANRLVGNPETAAGLEITLTGCALRFTRAVTVALTGAPVDVRVEAGPARPGDVGRPISLPAGAVLRVGPARSGLRSWLAVGGGIAVEPVLGSRATDTLSGLGPPPVRDGDRLPVGPPVGPPAPVDLVVCAPVPDRLGLALRLGPRHDWFTDAALDLLLGTPYAISPASNRVGARLVGAALPRAVAGELPSEGLVLGAVQVPPDGQPLIFLADHPTTGGYPVVGVVDDVTPLAQARPGTTVTFHGPQR; this is encoded by the coding sequence ATGGCTGCTGGTCGGGCGGACCGACCTGGTCCTCTTCGACCCGTACGCCGACCCGCCCGCCCGGCTCACCCCCGGCACCCGGGTCCGGTTGGTCGCCCGGTGACCGCCGGCGTGATCGAGGTGCTCCGCGCCGGGGCCCTCACCACCGTGCAGGACCAGGGCCGGCCCGGGCATGCGCATCTCGGCGTGCCCCGCTCCGGCGCGCTCGACCCGGCCGCCCTGCGGCTGGCCAACCGGCTCGTCGGCAACCCGGAGACCGCCGCCGGCCTGGAGATCACCCTCACCGGCTGCGCGCTGCGGTTCACCCGGGCAGTCACCGTGGCGCTCACCGGCGCGCCGGTCGACGTCCGGGTCGAGGCAGGACCGGCCCGGCCCGGGGACGTGGGGCGGCCGATCTCGCTGCCCGCCGGGGCGGTCCTGCGCGTCGGTCCGGCGCGCTCCGGGCTGCGCAGCTGGCTCGCGGTGGGCGGCGGGATCGCGGTCGAGCCGGTGCTCGGCAGCCGCGCCACCGACACCCTCTCCGGGCTCGGTCCGCCCCCGGTACGCGACGGCGACCGGTTGCCCGTCGGCCCTCCCGTCGGGCCGCCCGCCCCGGTGGACCTCGTCGTCTGCGCCCCGGTACCCGACCGGCTCGGGCTGGCGCTGCGCCTCGGCCCCCGGCACGACTGGTTCACCGACGCCGCGCTCGACCTGCTCCTCGGCACCCCGTACGCGATCAGCCCGGCGAGCAACCGGGTCGGCGCGCGCCTGGTCGGCGCGGCGCTGCCCCGCGCGGTCGCCGGCGAGCTGCCCAGCGAGGGCCTGGTCCTCGGCGCGGTGCAGGTGCCGCCCGACGGCCAACCGTTGATCTTCCTGGCCGACCACCCCACCACCGGCGGATACCCGGTCGTCGGGGTGGTGGACGACGTGACCCCGCTCGCGCAGGCCCGGCCAGGGACTACGGTGACGTTCCATGGACCTCAACGCTGA
- a CDS encoding LamB/YcsF family protein, translated as MDLNADLGEGFGIWRLGDDEALLDLISSANVACGFHAGDPSTMHRVCAAAADRGVAVGAQVGYRDLAGFGRRHIAYDFAELRDETIYQLGALDAFCRLFRTRVRYLKPHGALYHAAACDEAQAAALVAAVSGYDHELPLLCPPGSVLAQLATGAGLRVVAEGFADRNYLPNGSLVPRTAANALVTDPEEVAVRAVRMATERTVVAVDGSVVPCQVESICLHGDTPGAVRCAELVRAALLDAGVTPTPFA; from the coding sequence ATGGACCTCAACGCTGACCTCGGCGAGGGCTTCGGCATCTGGCGGCTCGGTGACGACGAGGCGCTGCTGGACCTGATCAGCTCCGCCAACGTCGCCTGCGGCTTCCACGCCGGTGACCCGTCGACCATGCACCGGGTCTGTGCCGCGGCGGCGGACCGGGGGGTCGCCGTGGGCGCCCAGGTCGGCTACCGCGACCTCGCCGGCTTCGGCCGGCGGCACATCGCGTACGACTTCGCCGAACTCCGCGACGAGACGATCTACCAGCTCGGCGCGCTGGACGCCTTCTGCCGGCTGTTCCGCACCCGGGTCCGCTACCTCAAGCCGCACGGCGCGCTCTACCACGCGGCGGCCTGCGACGAGGCCCAGGCCGCCGCGCTGGTCGCCGCCGTCAGCGGGTACGACCACGAGCTGCCGCTGCTCTGCCCACCCGGCTCGGTCCTCGCCCAGCTCGCCACCGGCGCGGGCCTGCGGGTGGTGGCCGAGGGCTTCGCCGACCGCAACTACCTGCCCAACGGCAGCCTGGTGCCGCGCACCGCCGCGAACGCGCTGGTCACCGATCCTGAGGAGGTGGCCGTCCGGGCCGTCCGGATGGCCACCGAGCGGACCGTCGTCGCCGTCGACGGCAGCGTGGTGCCGTGTCAGGTCGAGTCGATCTGCCTGCACGGGGACACCCCGGGGGCGGTGCGCTGCGCCGAACTGGTCCGCGCCGCGCTGCTCGACGCGGGCGTCACGCCCACCCCGTTCGCCTGA
- a CDS encoding NHL domain-containing thioredoxin family protein, producing the protein MSARVRAPELRGRSWLNTGGKTVTLADLRGKIVLLDFWTFCCINCLHVLDELRPLEERYGDVLVVIGVHSPKFEHEKDPDALAAAVERYGVHHPVLDDHELDMWQQYAAKAWPTLAVVDPEGYVVATMAGEGHAEGLARLIDDLVATHEAKGTLHRGDGPYVPPAEPATTLRFPGKAVVLDGGNLLVSDSARHSLVELAPDGERVVRRIGAGTRGHADGPAEAATFSEPQGLCLLPPHVAEVAGYDVVVADTVNHLLRGVRLETGEVVTVAGTGRQWRATVDDHAHDATSVDLSSPWDVAWYDDKVVVAMAGIHQLWWFDPIKRTTGMYAGTTVEALRDGPLPDVWMAQPSGLSVATDGSRLWIADSETSAVRYVEDGVMHTAAGQGLFDFGHVDGPADRALLQHPLGVCALPDGSVLVADTYNGAVRRFDPATGQVGTVADGLAEPSDLVLTAEGAVLVVESAAHRLTRLAPGALTAAGASTVDGPRHKLERKPTDVAAGELTLDVIFTPAPGQKLDETYGPSTRLVVSASPPELLREGAGTTTDLSRRLVVNGTVAQGVLQVTAQAATCDADVEHAACHLTRQDWGVPIRVVDGGVSRLPLILRGMDEA; encoded by the coding sequence ATGAGCGCACGCGTACGCGCCCCGGAGCTGCGGGGTCGGTCCTGGCTGAACACCGGCGGGAAGACGGTCACCCTGGCCGACCTGCGGGGCAAGATCGTCTTGCTGGACTTCTGGACCTTCTGCTGCATCAACTGCCTGCACGTGCTGGACGAGCTGCGCCCGCTGGAGGAGCGCTACGGCGACGTGCTGGTGGTCATCGGCGTGCACTCGCCCAAGTTCGAGCACGAGAAGGACCCGGACGCCCTCGCCGCCGCCGTCGAGCGGTACGGCGTGCATCACCCGGTGCTCGACGATCACGAGCTGGACATGTGGCAGCAGTACGCGGCGAAGGCCTGGCCGACCCTGGCGGTGGTCGACCCCGAGGGCTACGTGGTCGCCACGATGGCCGGCGAGGGACACGCCGAAGGGCTGGCCCGGCTGATCGACGACCTGGTCGCCACCCACGAGGCGAAGGGCACCCTGCACCGGGGCGACGGCCCGTACGTACCCCCGGCGGAGCCCGCGACCACGCTGCGCTTCCCCGGCAAGGCCGTGGTGCTCGACGGCGGCAACCTGCTGGTCTCCGACTCGGCCCGGCACTCCCTGGTCGAGCTGGCCCCGGACGGCGAGCGGGTGGTCCGCCGGATCGGCGCGGGCACCCGGGGCCACGCCGACGGTCCGGCCGAGGCCGCCACGTTCTCCGAGCCGCAGGGCCTCTGCCTGCTGCCCCCGCACGTCGCCGAGGTGGCCGGGTACGACGTGGTGGTCGCGGACACCGTCAACCACCTGCTGCGCGGCGTACGGCTGGAGACCGGCGAGGTGGTCACCGTCGCCGGCACCGGCCGGCAGTGGCGCGCGACGGTCGACGACCACGCGCACGACGCGACCTCGGTCGACCTCTCCTCCCCGTGGGACGTCGCCTGGTACGACGACAAGGTCGTCGTCGCGATGGCCGGCATCCACCAGCTCTGGTGGTTCGACCCGATCAAGCGGACCACCGGCATGTACGCCGGCACCACCGTCGAGGCGCTGCGCGACGGGCCGCTGCCGGACGTCTGGATGGCGCAGCCCTCCGGCCTCTCCGTCGCCACCGACGGCAGCCGGCTCTGGATCGCCGACAGCGAGACCAGCGCCGTGCGGTACGTCGAGGACGGGGTCATGCACACCGCGGCCGGTCAGGGCCTCTTCGACTTCGGCCACGTGGACGGGCCGGCGGACCGGGCGCTGCTCCAGCACCCGCTCGGGGTGTGCGCGCTGCCCGACGGCTCGGTGCTGGTCGCCGACACGTACAACGGGGCGGTCCGCCGGTTCGACCCGGCGACCGGGCAGGTCGGCACGGTGGCGGACGGGCTGGCCGAGCCGAGCGACCTGGTGCTGACGGCCGAGGGCGCGGTGCTGGTGGTGGAGTCCGCCGCGCACCGGCTCACCCGGCTCGCGCCGGGCGCGTTGACGGCGGCCGGGGCGAGCACCGTGGACGGGCCCCGGCACAAGCTGGAGCGGAAGCCGACCGACGTGGCGGCCGGCGAGCTGACCCTCGACGTGATCTTCACGCCCGCGCCGGGGCAGAAGCTGGACGAGACGTACGGGCCGTCGACCCGGCTGGTGGTCTCGGCGTCCCCGCCGGAGCTGCTGCGCGAGGGGGCGGGGACGACCACCGACCTGTCCCGCCGCCTGGTGGTCAACGGCACGGTGGCCCAGGGCGTGCTCCAGGTGACCGCCCAGGCGGCCACCTGCGACGCCGACGTGGAGCACGCCGCATGCCACCTCACCCGGCAGGACTGGGGCGTCCCGATCCGGGTGGTCGACGGGGGCGTCAGCCGCCTCCCGCTCATCCTACGCGGCATGGACGAGGCCTGA
- a CDS encoding Maf family protein produces the protein MPEEKPKPSTRPAPPKTPSPPARPVVPGPVGPFIPPYRGPGRIAGNLAPASRWAARPHPVPIAAHTATGPAWTCDACGDDWPCPALRAVPTDAARRATLIPEFSRITRRAIRDLRGRPGGPDPVAIVRRFLWFLPLTEAEARAVALRLR, from the coding sequence ATGCCCGAGGAGAAGCCGAAGCCGTCCACCCGGCCCGCGCCGCCGAAGACCCCGTCGCCGCCGGCCCGGCCCGTCGTCCCCGGACCGGTCGGCCCCTTCATCCCGCCGTACCGGGGTCCCGGCCGGATCGCCGGGAACCTCGCCCCCGCGTCCCGCTGGGCAGCCCGGCCGCACCCCGTCCCGATCGCCGCGCACACCGCCACCGGGCCGGCCTGGACCTGCGACGCCTGCGGCGACGACTGGCCCTGTCCGGCGCTGCGCGCCGTGCCGACCGACGCCGCCCGACGGGCCACGCTGATCCCCGAGTTCTCCCGGATCACCCGACGGGCGATCCGCGACCTGCGGGGCCGGCCCGGCGGCCCCGATCCGGTGGCGATCGTGCGGCGTTTCCTGTGGTTCCTGCCACTGACCGAGGCGGAGGCCCGCGCGGTGGCGCTGAGGCTGCGGTGA
- a CDS encoding helix-turn-helix domain-containing protein, with amino-acid sequence MNRSVQRAMVAAGQTAESLAAQVGVDPKTAARWVTQGRIPQTRHRAQVAEILGKDIEDLWPDALRRREPTWFRPWAEIEREATGLRWFENAVLSGLLQTAEYARAVLASGPLAADAEDFVEARLSRQAAVLGRPRPPLLVFVVDEAALRRGPAEVMRPQLDHLVELAQRPNVLFHVLPLRAGLHPGQAGPFIIASTTDREEVGYLDDQAAGRITNDVASLWAVWDTVRSVALPRDQSIDLLRDRSWLS; translated from the coding sequence ATGAACCGATCGGTACAGCGTGCGATGGTCGCGGCTGGCCAGACTGCCGAGAGCCTTGCAGCTCAGGTCGGTGTTGATCCCAAGACTGCGGCGAGATGGGTCACCCAGGGCCGCATCCCGCAGACCCGGCACCGTGCCCAGGTTGCCGAGATTCTGGGCAAGGACATTGAGGACCTTTGGCCGGATGCGCTGAGAAGACGCGAGCCGACATGGTTCCGGCCCTGGGCGGAGATCGAGCGCGAGGCAACGGGCCTCAGATGGTTCGAGAATGCGGTTCTTTCCGGTCTCCTTCAAACGGCCGAGTACGCCCGCGCAGTGCTCGCGAGCGGTCCGCTCGCCGCCGACGCGGAGGACTTCGTCGAGGCCCGGCTGAGCCGGCAGGCTGCTGTCCTCGGCCGTCCCCGTCCACCGCTGCTGGTCTTCGTCGTGGACGAGGCGGCACTTCGGCGCGGGCCGGCGGAGGTCATGCGCCCCCAGCTGGACCATCTGGTGGAACTCGCTCAGCGGCCGAACGTGCTGTTCCACGTCCTACCGCTGCGGGCCGGTCTGCACCCAGGCCAGGCCGGACCGTTCATCATCGCCAGCACGACCGATCGCGAGGAGGTCGGGTATCTCGACGACCAGGCTGCAGGGCGCATCACTAATGACGTTGCCTCGCTCTGGGCCGTCTGGGATACCGTGAGATCGGTCGCGCTCCCGCGTGACCAGTCCATCGACCTCCTGAGAGACCGATCATGGCTGAGCTGA
- a CDS encoding DUF397 domain-containing protein yields MAELTGARWRKSTRSSSNGGACVEVADNLPGVVGVRDSKDPAGPALAFTPTAWRAFVAQLADRA; encoded by the coding sequence ATGGCTGAGCTGACCGGCGCGCGGTGGCGCAAGAGCACCCGAAGCAGCTCGAACGGTGGCGCGTGTGTCGAGGTGGCCGACAATCTGCCCGGTGTTGTCGGCGTACGCGATTCGAAGGATCCTGCCGGGCCGGCGTTGGCCTTCACCCCGACCGCCTGGCGGGCGTTCGTCGCCCAGCTCGCCGACCGGGCCTGA